Proteins from a genomic interval of Sphingobacterium sp. SYP-B4668:
- a CDS encoding AraC family transcriptional regulator: MKPQLLTIDAPSASAFSVRQDIQPQQHNNWHYHEELELIHIAKGTGTQLVGDSISNFENDSLFLIGSNLPHYWLFDERFLQNNADIRVAHFKENCFGHGFFNLAENKKIRELFIKAKRGMQIYGQAKSTVKDILERMVLVSGTQKIILLLEVLDILSKNEQIEKLTSPTYVADNQELDYDRLNSIITYATLHFKNKIALKELADVIGMTENSFCRFFKTKTGKTPIEFITELRVGHAVKLLLESSTPIKQICFESGFQNFVSFHKAFKRIKGAPPLVYQKSIQK, from the coding sequence ATGAAACCCCAACTTCTGACGATAGACGCGCCCTCGGCCTCGGCTTTTTCGGTCAGACAAGACATACAGCCCCAACAACATAACAATTGGCATTATCACGAAGAGCTAGAGCTCATCCATATTGCTAAAGGTACAGGTACACAGTTGGTGGGAGACAGTATCAGTAACTTCGAAAACGACTCACTTTTCTTAATAGGGTCCAATCTCCCCCACTACTGGCTTTTTGACGAGCGATTTTTACAAAACAATGCAGATATCAGAGTGGCCCACTTCAAGGAGAACTGCTTTGGACATGGTTTTTTCAATCTGGCTGAAAACAAAAAAATTAGAGAACTCTTTATCAAAGCCAAAAGAGGAATGCAAATATACGGACAGGCAAAATCAACCGTAAAAGACATATTGGAAAGGATGGTGTTAGTTTCCGGAACTCAGAAAATCATCCTTTTATTAGAAGTTTTGGATATCCTATCTAAAAATGAACAGATCGAAAAACTAACAAGTCCAACATATGTAGCGGATAATCAGGAGCTAGATTATGACCGACTGAACTCCATCATCACATACGCCACTTTACATTTCAAGAACAAGATAGCACTGAAGGAGTTGGCTGATGTCATAGGCATGACGGAAAATTCGTTCTGTAGGTTTTTTAAAACAAAAACTGGAAAGACTCCAATTGAATTTATTACCGAATTGAGAGTAGGACATGCTGTCAAACTTTTACTGGAATCAAGCACACCTATCAAGCAGATTTGCTTCGAATCCGGCTTTCAGAATTTTGTATCCTTTCACAAAGCTTTCAAGAGAATAAAGGGTGCTCCACCCTTGGTTTATCAAAAAAGTATACAAAAATAG
- a CDS encoding NAD(P)H-quinone oxidoreductase translates to MKAIVISEFGGPEVLHIVDRAIPTLGEYEVLIEVRTAGVNRPDIFQRKGNYPAPDGVVADIPGLEVAGVIVELGTKTSMWKVGDEVIALVAGGGYAEYVQVDEGSCLAKPRELTWEEAAAIPETVFTVWHNLFQRGRLQPGEKVLIHGGSGGIGSCAIQLASAWGSIVYATAGDTDKCRFCESLGATRAINYKQEDFESVFGAQGIDVILDSIGGPYFEKNINLLNTDGRLVYINATLGGRVELNVLKVMQKRLTVTGSTLRSRDIGFKHTLAKDIQHYVFPFINDGRFVPRISEIFLLSEAAKAHRQMESGALYGKLVLRVSV, encoded by the coding sequence ATGAAAGCAATTGTCATTTCTGAATTTGGTGGACCAGAGGTGCTCCATATCGTTGATAGAGCAATCCCTACTCTAGGAGAATATGAAGTACTCATAGAAGTACGGACTGCTGGCGTCAATAGACCAGATATATTCCAGCGGAAGGGAAATTACCCTGCTCCAGATGGAGTGGTCGCAGATATTCCTGGCCTAGAAGTGGCGGGAGTGATTGTCGAGCTTGGGACGAAGACTTCTATGTGGAAGGTGGGAGATGAGGTAATAGCATTGGTGGCGGGTGGTGGATATGCAGAATATGTACAGGTAGATGAGGGAAGTTGTCTTGCTAAGCCGAGAGAACTCACTTGGGAGGAAGCTGCAGCAATACCTGAGACTGTCTTTACAGTATGGCATAATCTATTCCAACGCGGAAGATTACAGCCAGGTGAAAAAGTATTAATCCATGGCGGTTCAGGTGGGATAGGAAGTTGCGCTATACAACTGGCAAGTGCTTGGGGGAGTATTGTTTACGCGACTGCTGGAGATACAGATAAATGTCGGTTTTGCGAATCGCTAGGTGCTACTCGGGCCATTAACTATAAACAAGAGGATTTTGAGTCTGTATTTGGTGCTCAGGGAATAGATGTGATATTGGATAGTATTGGTGGGCCTTATTTTGAGAAGAACATTAATCTGTTAAATACAGACGGACGCCTAGTTTATATCAATGCTACTTTGGGGGGCAGAGTCGAGTTAAATGTATTGAAAGTGATGCAAAAGAGATTAACGGTAACAGGTAGTACCTTACGTAGTCGTGATATTGGATTTAAACATACACTGGCTAAGGATATCCAACATTATGTGTTTCCATTTATCAATGATGGACGTTTTGTCCCCCGAATTAGTGAAATCTTCTTATTGTCTGAAGCGGCAAAAGCCCATCGACAGATGGAAAGTGGGGCTTTGTATGGCAAATTAGTTCTTCGAGTTTCTGTTTAA
- a CDS encoding L-rhamnose mutarotase: MRRYALGLDLVDDPQLIAEYEAHHRSVWPEIKASIIGADVLVMDIYRFGNRLFMIMEVSDDFSFERKADMDLRNPKVQEWEQLMWKYQSAIPGAGSEGKWVLMEKIFDLNK, translated from the coding sequence ATGAGAAGATATGCTCTGGGTCTTGATTTGGTGGATGACCCCCAATTGATTGCTGAATATGAAGCCCATCATCGAAGTGTTTGGCCCGAAATCAAGGCCTCTATCATTGGCGCGGATGTGCTTGTAATGGATATTTATAGGTTTGGAAATCGTTTGTTTATGATTATGGAAGTGAGCGATGACTTTTCCTTCGAACGAAAGGCGGATATGGATTTGCGAAATCCGAAAGTGCAAGAATGGGAGCAATTGATGTGGAAGTATCAGTCCGCCATCCCAGGGGCTGGTTCCGAAGGGAAATGGGTACTAATGGAGAAAATATTTGATTTAAATAAGTAG
- the fucP gene encoding L-fucose:H+ symporter permease → MTKTKSYSLAIVLVTSLFFFWGFIHNLDPILIKHLKSAFSLTHFQASMVDSAVFAAYFLLAIPAGLIMKKYGYKAGILVGLSLFALGCFLFIPAANTISYPFFLAALFVLSCGLTILETAANPYITILGDPNKAEQRLNFAQSFNGLAASIAPIVGGVFILAEEPKSADEIAALGESAREAYIQAETSLVKGPYFVLGLLILIVAALFFFTKLPDIKDEEEGESSRGFLGAFAHKNVRWGVVAQFFYVGVQVYVFSFLLVFASDVTGITGQEGKYYLGVAGFLFMVGRFIGTFFMKYMSANRLLIIYSIASCILCLVVVFGTGIVTLYALVAITFFMSIMFPTIFALGIKGVGADTKSASSLIIMSIVGGAVVPPLASQITDMTDNMQTSYLIALLCFVIVLLFAWNNRSKVNKNNL, encoded by the coding sequence ATGACGAAAACGAAAAGCTATTCTTTGGCTATTGTATTAGTGACATCACTATTCTTTTTTTGGGGATTTATCCATAATCTGGATCCGATATTAATCAAGCATTTGAAGAGCGCTTTCAGCCTGACCCATTTTCAGGCTTCAATGGTTGATTCAGCCGTGTTTGCTGCATACTTTTTGCTGGCGATTCCTGCTGGGTTGATTATGAAAAAATATGGTTATAAGGCTGGCATATTGGTAGGCTTGAGTCTTTTTGCATTGGGGTGCTTTTTGTTCATTCCTGCAGCCAATACCATCAGTTATCCATTCTTCTTAGCAGCACTTTTCGTCTTATCATGTGGACTTACTATTTTGGAAACAGCCGCCAATCCTTATATTACGATATTAGGTGATCCTAATAAAGCGGAGCAACGACTGAATTTCGCACAGTCATTTAATGGTCTTGCGGCATCTATCGCTCCTATAGTAGGGGGAGTATTTATACTGGCCGAAGAACCAAAATCTGCTGATGAAATAGCAGCGCTAGGTGAAAGTGCGCGAGAAGCCTATATCCAGGCCGAAACCTCATTGGTCAAAGGGCCGTATTTTGTACTTGGCTTATTGATTTTGATTGTTGCCGCTCTCTTTTTCTTTACCAAATTGCCGGATATTAAAGATGAAGAAGAAGGGGAGTCGTCAAGGGGCTTTTTGGGTGCATTTGCGCACAAAAATGTGCGATGGGGAGTTGTAGCCCAGTTTTTTTATGTGGGTGTACAAGTGTATGTATTCAGTTTTCTATTGGTATTTGCGAGTGATGTAACGGGGATTACCGGGCAAGAAGGTAAATACTATTTGGGTGTTGCTGGATTTCTATTTATGGTTGGACGTTTTATTGGCACGTTCTTTATGAAATATATGTCAGCAAATAGGCTACTGATTATCTATAGTATTGCGTCTTGTATACTTTGTCTTGTAGTCGTATTCGGAACGGGTATTGTGACGTTGTATGCGTTAGTGGCTATTACTTTCTTTATGTCCATTATGTTTCCAACTATATTCGCTTTAGGAATAAAGGGAGTCGGGGCAGACACTAAGTCGGCGTCGAGTTTGATTATTATGTCTATCGTAGGGGGAGCGGTTGTGCCGCCATTGGCTAGCCAAATCACAGATATGACAGACAATATGCAGACCTCCTATTTAATCGCATTATTGTGTTTTGTCATAGTATTGCTTTTTGCATGGAATAATAGAAGTAAGGTAAATAAAAATAATTTGTAG
- a CDS encoding TonB-dependent receptor produces the protein MLSLVIISHTARGQSKKITIEGAVVDTAGVPLKGVSVRLTSPDGTFNQASSANGRYMFSDVSLGQIRITYTLLSYKILEKTYSASEVLSKSSLPVVVLSPQSELLKEVLVVKTVPVIFKQDTVQYNMNAFSFNRRLLLEDALKQLPNIQVSRDGSVYAFGQPISSVQVDGRKFFGGDVLTATRNLPVDFIKYLQVIDSYGEYHSAKGTQGSESEKVLNIVLKDDKKKIVFGQLTGGGGSEDRYLLSGGINNFNDGQEFSLVGSLNNTNTSLFSFGSPNGGNRERNMGELADFAEPSDGLNTTSSIGASFSDNLFKNTTVNGQYAFTKRQNLTVGNSVLQSVYGNASIFNQEDYQVETKDFNHRLLLNFDTKFKNHDVLKVEPIFTYSRTYINNYREKRLKSNTTTNDGSYSSISKNMTPNLDVEALYSKAFKKDGRKLVFNLRASIGSGDKVEQAEDRYVILDELKKNDYSFFLQRQYIEAINENRSYKLSGSYIEPINKQSSLEVTYDFERNDIDANRRVEDLERSKLLGHMVFIDSLGLNYNYNFRSNQTAINYQYDSKDKRYKYNVGFGVQPLEISGRLYAENELYTYNNVNLIPTAGFKWKINDQADFSVDYLGKNNQPSFHQIQPVRDISNSQNIVTGNPELKAEFANRISTRFRKSIVSRGQYFEANLAYNFVQNKIVTDRTATANSTVQQTTYLNMPGYYDVRSYYLFSTPFISDYFQLNINGNGDFYNNVSQINESRITNRQFIYSQSLQLRYTLDDVIESEFNGNYMLNSAKYKWPFENSITAHSFVLSLGNKIYCTEHMTLGVELSQRFNDGYRGSTMNVNPTVINSYIEYTFLPNKLAMLRLQGFDLLNQNTGISREIIGNDILDIRNNRLARYFMVSLNLRLQKYPKKS, from the coding sequence ATGCTTTCTTTGGTTATCATTTCTCATACTGCACGAGGACAGTCGAAAAAGATAACCATTGAGGGCGCTGTGGTGGACACCGCAGGTGTACCACTTAAGGGTGTTAGTGTGCGTCTTACCTCACCAGATGGTACATTTAATCAGGCTTCATCAGCGAATGGTAGGTATATGTTCTCTGATGTATCACTTGGACAAATCCGAATTACTTATACGTTGTTGAGCTATAAAATTTTAGAAAAGACCTATTCGGCCTCGGAAGTGCTTTCTAAATCTTCTTTGCCAGTAGTGGTACTTTCACCCCAGTCAGAATTACTGAAGGAGGTATTAGTCGTGAAGACCGTCCCTGTGATATTTAAGCAGGATACGGTTCAATACAATATGAACGCATTTAGCTTTAATCGACGTTTGCTTCTAGAGGATGCACTCAAACAACTGCCAAATATACAGGTGTCTCGAGACGGTTCTGTATATGCTTTTGGTCAACCGATTTCATCTGTCCAAGTAGACGGTCGAAAATTTTTTGGTGGAGATGTGCTGACAGCTACACGCAATCTACCTGTAGATTTTATAAAGTATTTGCAGGTTATTGATTCGTATGGTGAATACCATAGTGCCAAGGGTACACAAGGTAGTGAATCTGAGAAAGTATTGAATATCGTGTTAAAAGATGATAAGAAAAAGATTGTCTTTGGTCAACTTACTGGAGGTGGTGGATCTGAAGATCGCTACTTGCTTAGTGGAGGGATTAACAACTTCAATGACGGTCAAGAGTTCTCGCTAGTAGGGTCTTTAAATAATACGAATACAAGCCTGTTTTCCTTTGGGTCTCCGAATGGCGGAAACCGCGAGCGTAACATGGGTGAGTTGGCAGATTTTGCAGAGCCATCTGACGGATTGAATACTACGAGTTCAATAGGCGCAAGTTTTTCGGACAATCTTTTCAAAAATACAACAGTAAATGGGCAATATGCATTTACCAAGCGGCAAAATCTAACAGTGGGCAATTCGGTATTGCAATCCGTCTACGGAAATGCATCCATATTTAACCAAGAAGACTATCAGGTAGAGACCAAGGATTTCAATCATCGGTTGTTATTGAATTTTGATACCAAGTTTAAGAATCATGATGTGCTCAAGGTAGAACCAATTTTTACCTATAGTCGTACGTACATCAACAATTATAGGGAAAAGAGGCTTAAGAGTAATACAACTACCAATGATGGAAGTTATTCATCCATATCAAAAAATATGACCCCCAATTTGGATGTGGAGGCACTATACTCGAAAGCCTTTAAAAAAGATGGTCGTAAACTAGTTTTTAATTTAAGGGCTTCGATAGGTTCTGGCGATAAAGTGGAACAGGCTGAGGATCGATACGTGATACTAGATGAGTTGAAAAAGAATGATTATTCATTTTTTCTTCAGCGACAATATATCGAAGCAATTAATGAAAACCGTTCATATAAGTTGAGCGGGTCTTATATCGAACCCATCAATAAACAAAGCTCTTTGGAGGTCACTTACGACTTCGAGCGCAATGATATTGACGCGAATAGACGGGTTGAGGACCTTGAGCGTTCGAAACTTTTGGGACACATGGTCTTTATCGACTCCTTGGGACTAAACTATAATTATAATTTTCGGAGCAATCAGACAGCGATTAATTATCAATATGATTCTAAAGATAAGAGGTATAAATATAATGTGGGGTTTGGAGTACAGCCATTAGAGATATCGGGTAGATTGTATGCGGAGAATGAGCTCTACACTTATAATAATGTGAACTTGATTCCAACAGCAGGTTTTAAGTGGAAGATTAACGATCAAGCAGATTTTTCGGTCGATTATCTGGGTAAAAATAATCAACCAAGCTTTCACCAAATACAGCCTGTTCGAGATATCTCCAACTCGCAAAATATAGTCACTGGAAATCCTGAATTAAAGGCTGAATTTGCCAATAGGATATCCACGCGTTTTAGAAAATCAATTGTCTCAAGGGGGCAATATTTCGAAGCTAATTTAGCTTACAATTTTGTACAGAATAAGATTGTGACCGATCGAACGGCCACCGCCAACTCTACCGTACAACAGACGACTTATTTGAATATGCCAGGATATTATGATGTGAGGTCCTATTATCTGTTTTCTACTCCTTTCATTTCAGATTATTTTCAGTTGAATATCAATGGTAACGGTGATTTTTACAACAATGTCTCGCAGATTAATGAAAGTCGGATTACCAACAGACAGTTTATCTATTCACAATCTTTACAGCTCCGCTATACGTTGGATGATGTAATCGAGTCCGAATTTAATGGTAATTATATGCTAAATTCAGCGAAGTACAAATGGCCCTTTGAGAATTCGATTACGGCACACTCCTTTGTCCTTAGTTTGGGGAATAAGATATATTGCACGGAGCATATGACTCTGGGCGTGGAGCTTTCACAAAGATTCAATGATGGTTATAGAGGTAGTACCATGAATGTTAATCCCACTGTCATTAATTCATACATTGAATATACTTTTCTGCCTAATAAGTTGGCCATGTTGAGATTGCAAGGGTTTGATTTGTTGAATCAAAATACTGGTATTTCCCGTGAGATTATTGGTAATGATATTTTGGACATCCGAAACAATCGGTTAGCTCGTTACTTTATGGTTTCGCTTAATCTACGCCTACAAAAGTATCCGAAAAAGTCATAG
- a CDS encoding GH92 family glycosyl hydrolase has translation MKRNYIAAILLCLCVSFSSAQEIGKVSNPVDFVNPLIGTQSTYTLSNGNTYPAIAMPWGMNFWSPQTGKMGDGWMYTYTADKIRGFKQTHQPSPWMNDYGQFSIMPMVGVKTFDQDKRSSWFSHKAEIAKPHYYEVYLADFDVKTELTPTDRAAYFRFTFPKTDQAHILIDAFDKGSYVEVIPSENKIVGYSTKNSSGVPDNFKNYFVLTFDRPFAGISTFADSLMKDGRYKIQADHVGAIVSFHIANRGEQVHLKVASSFISPAQAELNLQELNGLTFDQQVASGEKKWNEVLGRIEIEGGSIDQARTFYSSLYRSLLFPRMFHEVDAKGDIVHYSPYTGEVKPGYFFTDTGFWDTFRALFPFLNLMYPEMSEKMQQGLANAYREGGFLPEWASPGFRNIMVGNNSASVVADAWVKGVRVGQEDIETLYEAVLKGANNEGPLTAVGRAGAAYYKTLGYVPYDVKINENAARTLEYAYDDFAIYQLAKSLNKSQDDIDLYRKRSFNYKHLFDPSSGLMRGKNKDGSFQSPFNPFKWGDAFTEGNSWHYSWSVFQDVNGLAELMGGHQAMEVKLDSVFALPPIFDDSYYGFPIHEIREMQIANMGQYAHGNQPIQHMIYLYGHIGTPWKTQYWIRETMNRMYSANPDGYCGDEDNGQTSAWYVFSALGFYPVTPATDEYIIGAPLFKKATLHLSNGKKIIIQAPQNSAQNKYIQRMKFNGKDYTKNYIRHSELIKGANLKFEMSPKPNTSRGTAKGDLPFSLSLESK, from the coding sequence ATGAAAAGAAATTACATCGCTGCGATTTTACTTTGTCTATGTGTATCTTTTAGCTCTGCTCAAGAAATAGGCAAGGTCAGTAATCCTGTAGATTTTGTGAATCCCTTAATAGGCACACAATCAACATATACATTATCAAATGGCAATACATATCCAGCAATTGCAATGCCTTGGGGTATGAATTTTTGGAGTCCACAAACTGGCAAGATGGGAGACGGCTGGATGTATACGTATACAGCTGATAAGATTAGAGGATTTAAACAGACCCATCAGCCATCACCTTGGATGAATGATTATGGCCAGTTTTCAATCATGCCTATGGTAGGAGTGAAGACTTTTGATCAAGACAAACGGTCGAGTTGGTTTTCACATAAAGCAGAAATTGCTAAGCCTCACTATTATGAGGTTTATTTAGCCGATTTCGACGTTAAAACGGAGTTAACACCTACGGATCGAGCTGCGTATTTTAGATTTACATTTCCGAAAACCGATCAAGCACATATCCTTATTGACGCTTTCGATAAAGGCTCGTATGTAGAAGTAATTCCTTCTGAAAACAAGATTGTAGGCTATTCAACTAAGAATAGTAGCGGCGTCCCAGATAATTTTAAGAATTATTTTGTCCTAACTTTTGATAGACCTTTCGCGGGGATTAGCACTTTTGCAGACTCCCTGATGAAAGATGGTCGATATAAGATTCAGGCTGACCATGTCGGCGCTATCGTGAGTTTTCACATTGCTAATAGAGGCGAACAAGTACACCTTAAGGTTGCCTCTTCCTTTATCAGCCCCGCTCAAGCCGAGCTTAACCTTCAGGAATTGAACGGATTGACATTTGACCAGCAAGTCGCTAGTGGTGAGAAAAAATGGAATGAAGTACTGGGGCGGATTGAAATCGAAGGAGGAAGTATCGACCAAGCCCGTACCTTTTATTCATCTTTGTATCGTTCATTGTTATTCCCAAGGATGTTTCATGAGGTTGATGCCAAAGGTGATATTGTTCACTACAGCCCTTATACAGGGGAGGTGAAACCCGGTTATTTCTTTACAGACACAGGTTTTTGGGATACTTTTAGGGCCCTTTTTCCATTTCTGAATCTAATGTATCCCGAAATGAGTGAAAAGATGCAGCAGGGATTGGCAAATGCATATCGAGAGGGAGGGTTCCTACCAGAGTGGGCTAGTCCGGGATTTAGAAATATTATGGTCGGAAATAACTCTGCTTCTGTAGTGGCAGATGCTTGGGTTAAAGGTGTACGTGTTGGACAAGAGGATATCGAAACATTGTACGAAGCGGTGTTGAAAGGCGCGAATAATGAGGGACCTTTGACTGCCGTAGGTCGAGCGGGAGCAGCGTACTATAAAACGCTGGGATATGTACCCTATGATGTCAAAATAAATGAAAATGCAGCGCGTACCTTGGAGTACGCCTATGACGATTTTGCCATTTATCAATTGGCTAAATCGTTGAATAAAAGCCAAGATGACATTGACTTATATCGTAAGCGTTCTTTTAACTACAAGCACCTTTTTGATCCTTCCTCCGGACTTATGCGAGGCAAAAATAAAGATGGGTCTTTTCAATCTCCATTTAACCCATTTAAATGGGGTGATGCTTTTACCGAAGGTAATAGTTGGCATTACAGTTGGTCAGTATTTCAAGATGTCAATGGGTTGGCCGAGTTGATGGGAGGTCACCAAGCGATGGAAGTGAAGTTGGATTCTGTTTTCGCCTTACCTCCAATATTTGATGACTCTTATTATGGATTTCCTATTCATGAGATACGCGAGATGCAAATCGCCAATATGGGCCAGTACGCACACGGTAATCAGCCTATACAGCATATGATTTATCTTTATGGACATATTGGTACACCATGGAAAACACAGTACTGGATTAGAGAGACAATGAATAGGATGTATTCTGCAAATCCAGATGGCTATTGCGGAGATGAAGATAATGGACAAACCTCGGCTTGGTACGTGTTTTCAGCGCTAGGATTCTACCCTGTCACTCCTGCTACGGATGAATATATTATAGGAGCCCCATTGTTTAAAAAGGCCACGTTGCATCTTTCGAATGGAAAGAAAATTATTATTCAAGCTCCACAGAATTCGGCTCAGAATAAGTATATCCAACGCATGAAGTTTAACGGTAAGGACTATACAAAGAATTATATTCGCCATAGCGAATTAATTAAAGGAGCCAATCTCAAGTTTGAGATGAGTCCCAAGCCAAACACCTCTAGAGGAACTGCAAAAGGAGACCTTCCATTCTCGCTGAGCTTGGAATCTAAATAG
- a CDS encoding UxaA family hydrolase codes for MNTEKHMFLQIHPSDNVLVALQDLGKGTLIQWDGEEFELLQDVAAKHKFTIQDLQQDADVHMYGVLVGKVNFDLKQGELISTANLRHAADDFKMGKRKLDWHRPDISTFKDRTFNGFHRSNGTVGTANYWLVIPLVFCENRNVLTLKTAFEEKLGYKIKANDYTTEVESLIELYRSGVDVDGIIAQDLATSGATSAGDRLFKNVDGIKFLNHDMGCGGTRLDSDALCGLLAGYISHPNVAGATVLSLGCQHAQASILRSEIEKRDSQFDKPLYIFEQQKEGTEKELMHKAIKATFAGMMQADRNERRPAPLNKLCIGLECGGSDGFSGISANPALGFLSDMLVSMGGSVILAEFPELCGVEQELSDRCVNEEIASEFMHLMRTYNAKAEADGSGFYMNPSPGNIRDGLITDAIKSAGAAKKGGTSPVTAVVDYPGVANKPGLNLLCTPGNDVESTTAEVAAGANIVLFTTGLGTPTGNPITPVVKLSTNTKTYEKMSDIIDLNCGTIIEGEETIEQAAHRILEYVIQVASGQMQPKAVLLGQDDFIPWRRGVSL; via the coding sequence ATGAATACAGAGAAACATATGTTCCTACAGATCCATCCGTCAGACAATGTGTTGGTTGCTCTGCAGGATCTTGGGAAAGGTACGCTAATCCAATGGGACGGGGAGGAGTTTGAGTTGTTACAGGATGTCGCCGCAAAGCACAAGTTTACCATCCAAGATCTCCAGCAAGACGCAGATGTGCATATGTATGGCGTATTGGTTGGCAAGGTAAACTTTGACTTGAAGCAAGGTGAATTAATTTCAACAGCGAATTTAAGGCACGCAGCTGATGATTTTAAGATGGGAAAACGTAAGTTGGACTGGCATCGACCAGATATCTCCACTTTTAAAGATAGGACATTCAATGGTTTTCATCGATCGAACGGCACGGTTGGTACGGCCAATTATTGGTTGGTCATCCCACTGGTGTTCTGCGAAAATAGGAACGTATTGACTTTGAAAACTGCGTTTGAAGAGAAGCTTGGGTACAAAATTAAGGCCAATGACTATACAACGGAGGTCGAGAGTCTGATTGAACTGTATCGCTCAGGCGTGGATGTAGATGGTATTATCGCTCAAGACTTGGCCACGAGCGGAGCGACTTCAGCCGGAGACCGTCTTTTTAAAAATGTGGACGGGATTAAATTTCTAAATCACGATATGGGATGTGGTGGTACTCGATTAGATTCGGATGCACTCTGTGGACTTTTGGCCGGTTATATTAGCCATCCAAATGTCGCGGGGGCTACAGTTCTTAGTTTGGGTTGTCAGCATGCACAGGCTTCTATTCTGCGTTCGGAGATAGAGAAGCGAGATTCGCAGTTTGATAAACCGCTTTATATCTTTGAACAGCAAAAAGAAGGTACAGAAAAGGAGTTGATGCACAAAGCCATTAAAGCTACTTTTGCAGGTATGATGCAGGCTGATCGAAATGAACGGCGTCCAGCACCATTGAACAAGCTCTGCATTGGTTTGGAGTGTGGGGGGTCTGATGGATTTTCGGGAATATCGGCCAATCCGGCATTGGGATTTTTATCAGATATGTTGGTGAGTATGGGTGGTTCCGTCATTTTAGCGGAATTTCCTGAGTTATGTGGAGTTGAGCAGGAGCTCAGTGATCGTTGTGTCAATGAAGAGATTGCAAGTGAATTTATGCATCTGATGCGGACATATAATGCTAAAGCCGAGGCTGATGGTTCGGGGTTTTATATGAATCCTTCACCCGGAAATATTCGCGACGGTCTCATTACCGACGCAATTAAGTCTGCAGGTGCCGCAAAAAAAGGGGGTACATCTCCAGTTACGGCTGTAGTGGATTATCCTGGAGTAGCCAACAAACCTGGGCTCAACCTATTGTGTACCCCAGGGAATGATGTGGAGAGTACGACTGCTGAGGTTGCTGCAGGAGCTAATATCGTGTTGTTTACCACAGGTTTGGGTACACCCACTGGCAATCCAATTACACCTGTAGTAAAGCTTTCGACAAATACAAAGACTTATGAAAAAATGTCTGATATTATTGATTTGAACTGTGGGACAATTATAGAGGGAGAGGAGACTATTGAACAGGCAGCACATCGCATTTTAGAGTATGTCATCCAAGTAGCCAGTGGTCAAATGCAACCGAAAGCGGTGCTACTAGGTCAGGATGATTTCATACCTTGGCGCAGAGGTGTATCTTTATAA
- a CDS encoding SDR family NAD(P)-dependent oxidoreductase, translating to MNKLQGKSAIITGGGSGIGRAISLLFASNGAHVHILDLNTEGAAQVVGEIKDAGGLAEAHICNVSIQDEVLAVVNGIGQVDVLVNNAGIAHVGNLEGCKSEDFERVFNVNVKGAYNALYAVIPVMKRQGGGAILNLASIAAWVGIADRFAYSMSKGAIFAMSLSVARDYMADGIRCNSISPARVHTPFVDGFISKNYPGQEQEMFDKLSKSQPIGRMAQPEEIAKLALFLCSDDAGFITGNDYPIDGGFIKLNN from the coding sequence ATGAATAAATTACAAGGCAAGTCTGCAATTATTACTGGAGGAGGTAGTGGTATAGGTAGAGCCATTAGTCTTTTGTTTGCCTCCAATGGCGCACACGTGCATATTTTGGACCTTAATACTGAAGGGGCAGCCCAAGTGGTCGGCGAGATAAAAGATGCTGGAGGATTAGCGGAAGCTCATATTTGCAATGTCAGTATTCAAGACGAGGTTTTGGCTGTCGTGAATGGTATTGGTCAGGTGGATGTATTGGTTAATAATGCTGGGATAGCCCATGTCGGCAACTTGGAAGGTTGTAAATCGGAAGATTTTGAACGCGTTTTTAATGTCAATGTCAAAGGGGCATATAACGCATTGTATGCGGTGATTCCCGTGATGAAGAGACAGGGGGGAGGGGCTATTTTGAATTTGGCTTCTATAGCCGCTTGGGTGGGTATCGCAGATAGATTTGCGTATTCTATGAGTAAAGGTGCTATATTCGCAATGTCGCTGTCGGTTGCCCGAGATTATATGGCCGATGGAATCCGTTGTAATAGTATTTCGCCCGCACGGGTTCACACGCCATTCGTGGATGGCTTTATTTCAAAAAATTATCCAGGGCAGGAGCAGGAAATGTTTGATAAGTTGTCCAAGAGTCAACCGATAGGTCGAATGGCACAACCAGAAGAAATCGCTAAATTAGCATTGTTCCTATGTAGTGACGATGCTGGATTTATCACTGGCAACGACTATCCGATTGATGGTGGATTTATTAAATTGAATAACTAA